Proteins from one Microbacterium proteolyticum genomic window:
- a CDS encoding amidohydrolase: MSVDLESLYTDLHTHPELSFQETRTAGVIARHLADLGLEVEEGVGRTGVVTKIDNGPGPVVWLRADMDGLPVEEQTGLAYASTARGTDPAGNAVPVMHACGHDMHVTALIGALERLVATTSEWSGTVVAVFQPAEEYGAGSQAMIADGVLDRYPRPDIVLGQHVTPLPAGTIGVRPGTQMAASDGLTVVLHGRGGHGSRPHSTIDPVVMAAATVMRLQTVVSREVDPRDVAVVTVGSIHAGLKNNIIPAEAKLELSLRYPDDAARARVMSKVERIIRAEAEASGAEKTPTITTDHSLPPTINDPDATARLTAAFRRAFGEAGVVDPGMFTGSEDVSWFARESGAPLVFWFWGGVDPQTFADALAGGTIERDIPTNHSPFFAPVMQPTIDRGVENLVVAAREFLD, encoded by the coding sequence ATGAGTGTCGACCTCGAAAGCCTGTACACCGACCTTCACACCCACCCCGAGCTGTCGTTCCAGGAGACCCGGACCGCCGGCGTCATCGCCCGGCACCTCGCGGACCTCGGACTCGAGGTCGAAGAGGGCGTCGGACGGACGGGCGTCGTCACGAAGATCGACAACGGCCCCGGTCCGGTGGTCTGGCTGCGCGCCGACATGGACGGCCTGCCCGTCGAGGAGCAGACGGGCCTCGCCTACGCGAGCACCGCGCGCGGGACCGACCCGGCCGGCAACGCGGTTCCCGTGATGCACGCGTGCGGTCACGACATGCACGTCACCGCCCTGATCGGGGCGCTCGAGCGTCTCGTCGCCACCACGTCGGAGTGGTCGGGCACGGTCGTCGCGGTGTTCCAGCCCGCCGAGGAGTACGGCGCAGGCTCGCAGGCGATGATCGCCGACGGCGTGCTCGACCGGTATCCGCGGCCCGACATCGTGCTCGGGCAGCACGTGACACCGCTCCCCGCCGGAACGATCGGCGTCCGGCCGGGCACCCAGATGGCGGCATCCGACGGCCTCACTGTCGTGCTGCACGGCCGCGGCGGACACGGCTCGCGCCCCCACTCCACGATCGACCCGGTCGTCATGGCCGCCGCCACCGTCATGCGCCTGCAGACGGTCGTCTCGCGCGAGGTCGACCCCCGCGACGTCGCCGTCGTCACCGTCGGCTCGATCCACGCGGGCCTGAAGAACAACATCATCCCGGCCGAGGCGAAGCTCGAACTCAGCCTCCGCTACCCCGACGACGCGGCGCGGGCGCGGGTGATGAGCAAGGTCGAGCGGATCATCCGCGCCGAGGCCGAGGCATCCGGAGCCGAGAAGACCCCCACCATCACGACCGACCACTCCCTGCCGCCCACCATCAACGACCCGGATGCCACGGCCCGCCTGACCGCGGCCTTCCGTCGGGCGTTCGGCGAGGCGGGCGTCGTCGACCCGGGCATGTTCACCGGCAGCGAGGACGTGTCGTGGTTCGCCCGCGAATCCGGCGCCCCGCTGGTGTTCTGGTTCTGGGGCGGAGTGGATCCGCAGACCTTCGCGGATGCCCTGGCCGGCGGCACGATCGAGCGCGACATCCCCACCAACCACTCGCCGTTCTTCGCGCCCGTCATGCA
- a CDS encoding NAD(P)/FAD-dependent oxidoreductase, with translation MATTHFDYLIVGGGMVADTAARGIREIDAGGSIGILSDDVDEPYTRPALSKKLWTDDEFTWEKVPLGTADDTGADIRLRTRATAVRPEAHEVDADGATYSYGKLLLATGGHPVPLPIDDRSGGERSLTFRTAADYRRLRALSEEVERIVVVGGGYIGSELAAALVQNGVDTVLIHTGAVLGDAVFPAALAERFEKLFRDAGVEIVAGSKVEAGEADADGIRLALEGGGEVRADAVVSGLGIEVATDLAEAAGIAVDDGVVVDAQLRSSVDDVWAAGDVASYPDRLLGRRRVEHVDNANEMGRAVGRNLAGAAEPYTHTPYYYSAVFGIRYEAVGTLDSSLATVEDWIDSDRGVVYYLDDDRVVGVLLWNVEDARDAARSVLAEADTLTRDDLVGRIR, from the coding sequence ATGGCCACGACACACTTCGACTACCTCATCGTCGGCGGCGGGATGGTCGCCGACACCGCCGCACGCGGCATCCGCGAGATCGACGCCGGCGGGTCGATCGGCATCCTGAGCGACGATGTCGACGAGCCCTACACGCGCCCCGCCCTCAGCAAGAAGCTGTGGACCGACGACGAGTTCACGTGGGAGAAGGTGCCGCTCGGCACCGCCGACGACACCGGCGCCGACATCCGGCTGCGCACGCGCGCGACCGCGGTCCGCCCCGAGGCGCACGAAGTGGATGCCGACGGCGCGACGTACTCGTACGGAAAGCTGCTGCTGGCGACCGGCGGCCACCCCGTGCCGCTCCCGATCGACGACCGCTCCGGCGGCGAGCGGTCGCTGACGTTCCGCACCGCCGCGGATTACCGGCGGCTGCGCGCCCTATCCGAGGAAGTCGAGCGCATCGTGGTCGTCGGCGGCGGGTACATCGGCTCGGAACTCGCGGCCGCCCTCGTGCAGAACGGGGTCGACACGGTCCTGATCCACACCGGTGCGGTGCTCGGCGACGCGGTGTTCCCGGCCGCGCTCGCGGAGCGGTTCGAGAAGCTGTTCCGCGACGCCGGGGTCGAGATCGTCGCGGGATCGAAGGTCGAGGCAGGAGAGGCGGATGCCGACGGCATCCGGCTCGCGCTCGAGGGCGGCGGCGAGGTGCGCGCGGACGCCGTGGTGAGCGGGCTCGGCATCGAGGTCGCGACCGACCTGGCCGAGGCGGCGGGGATCGCCGTCGACGACGGCGTGGTGGTCGACGCGCAGCTGCGGTCGTCGGTCGACGACGTGTGGGCCGCGGGAGACGTCGCGAGCTACCCGGATCGGCTGCTCGGGCGCCGCCGGGTCGAGCACGTCGACAACGCCAACGAGATGGGCCGGGCCGTCGGCCGCAACCTCGCCGGCGCCGCGGAGCCGTACACGCACACGCCGTACTACTACTCGGCGGTGTTCGGCATCCGGTACGAGGCCGTCGGCACGCTCGACTCGTCGCTCGCCACGGTGGAGGACTGGATCGACTCCGACCGCGGCGTCGTCTACTACCTCGACGACGACCGGGTCGTCGGCGTGCTGCTGTGGAACGTCGAGGACGCCCGCGACGCCGCACGCTCCGTGCTCGCGGAGGCCGACACCCTGACGCGCGACGACCTGGTGGGCCGCATCCGCTGA
- a CDS encoding septum formation family protein, with amino-acid sequence MALAVRRDQGASVATAELRLLLPLDQARDAVGSALAEQGFTVQPTAGGSLDVSRGSLGTTVVAGAFAGQDMHVRFDVHLSPDAEGTLAVFEHSAVGGFVTGGAVGAARVGEIVRDAAHLAGVRLAQQGLLAGGAGSVPAPAAPDTASGIDAPEGAPAPPVVPGGHPAPPAPGGHPASAAPGGSPVPPAGYAAVPPGFRYGAPAPVPGAEQRTNTVAIVAIVLGFVFPIGGIIAGSVALAQVKRTGEKGRGLAIGGIVAGAVMMVLSIIVGIALFLLFALGAASSSAGSPLDPFLPPAENDTFALPVGTCLDELATTYITSDNVLDCAQPHNFEIFSSFLVDDGAFPGESVFEEQAYEKCDAAFAAFVGIPYADSTLDYTYLSPTKETWAQGDREILCMIFDPSVAQTTGSLAASKR; translated from the coding sequence GTGGCACTCGCCGTGCGGCGAGATCAGGGGGCATCCGTGGCGACCGCAGAACTGCGACTTCTTCTTCCGCTCGATCAGGCACGGGATGCCGTGGGCTCGGCGCTGGCCGAGCAGGGCTTCACCGTGCAGCCGACGGCCGGCGGTTCGCTCGACGTCTCCCGCGGGAGCCTCGGGACGACGGTGGTCGCGGGCGCGTTCGCCGGACAGGACATGCACGTGCGGTTCGACGTGCATCTCTCCCCGGATGCCGAGGGCACCCTGGCCGTGTTCGAGCACTCCGCGGTCGGCGGGTTCGTCACGGGCGGCGCCGTCGGCGCGGCCCGTGTGGGCGAGATCGTCCGCGACGCGGCGCACCTGGCCGGGGTGCGTCTCGCGCAGCAGGGGCTGCTGGCCGGTGGTGCCGGGAGCGTCCCCGCGCCTGCGGCCCCGGACACGGCGTCCGGCATCGACGCGCCGGAGGGTGCACCCGCGCCGCCGGTCGTGCCCGGCGGTCACCCGGCCCCGCCCGCCCCCGGCGGTCACCCCGCGTCCGCCGCCCCCGGCGGTTCCCCCGTCCCTCCCGCCGGGTACGCCGCCGTGCCTCCCGGGTTCCGGTACGGTGCCCCGGCTCCGGTCCCGGGCGCCGAGCAGCGGACGAACACCGTCGCGATCGTCGCGATCGTCTTGGGCTTCGTCTTCCCGATCGGTGGCATCATCGCCGGTTCCGTGGCGCTCGCCCAGGTGAAGCGGACGGGGGAGAAGGGCCGCGGCCTCGCGATCGGCGGCATCGTGGCCGGGGCGGTCATGATGGTGCTCTCGATCATCGTCGGCATCGCCCTCTTCCTCTTGTTCGCCCTGGGCGCGGCGTCGTCGAGTGCCGGCTCTCCTCTCGATCCGTTCCTCCCCCCGGCGGAGAACGACACCTTCGCGCTCCCGGTGGGCACGTGCCTCGACGAGTTGGCGACCACCTACATCACGAGCGACAACGTGCTCGACTGCGCCCAGCCCCACAACTTCGAGATCTTCAGCTCGTTCCTGGTCGACGACGGCGCCTTCCCCGGGGAGAGCGTGTTCGAGGAGCAGGCCTACGAGAAGTGCGACGCGGCGTTCGCCGCCTTCGTGGGCATCCCGTACGCGGACTCGACTCTCGATTACACCTACCTCTCCCCGACCAAGGAGACCTGGGCGCAGGGCGACCGCGAGATCCTGTGCATGATCTTCGACCCGTCCGTCGCGCAGACGACCGGGTCGCTGGCGGCTTCCAAGCGCTGA
- a CDS encoding LacI family DNA-binding transcriptional regulator, with protein MVGIDEVARRAGVSTATVSRALSGRGPVSPTTRQRVQTAADELGYVVSAAASALATGRARAIGVIVPFLDRWFYSTVLAGISDGLVRRGFDITLYGVSTAAEERHRVFSDNVRRRRVDGIITIAPELDAEEAELLRGLGVPIVAIAGPNPLVTTLTVDDRAVGRLATRHLLDLGHLRIAHIGSHETRGSSVPALRRRGFTEEMDAAGATPSFADADFTIEGGSAAARRLLDAVDRPTAIFAASDEMAIGAVLAAREAGLRVPQDISIIGVDGNDLGRWFGLTTVDQFARGQGERAAEAVLADLDGAAPALRRGTLPFALLERGSTAVPPV; from the coding sequence GTGGTCGGCATCGACGAGGTCGCCCGCCGGGCGGGCGTGTCGACGGCCACGGTCTCGCGAGCCCTCAGCGGGCGCGGGCCCGTGTCGCCCACGACGCGCCAGCGCGTGCAGACCGCCGCGGATGAGCTGGGCTACGTCGTATCGGCGGCCGCCTCGGCGCTGGCGACCGGCCGGGCGCGGGCGATCGGGGTCATCGTGCCGTTCCTGGACCGGTGGTTCTACAGCACGGTGCTCGCGGGGATCTCGGACGGTCTCGTCCGTCGCGGCTTCGACATCACCCTTTACGGCGTGAGCACGGCGGCCGAGGAACGGCACCGCGTGTTCTCCGACAACGTGCGCCGCCGCCGGGTCGACGGGATCATCACCATCGCCCCCGAGCTTGACGCCGAAGAGGCCGAGCTCCTGCGCGGCCTCGGTGTCCCGATCGTCGCGATCGCCGGCCCCAATCCCCTGGTGACGACCCTCACCGTCGACGACCGCGCCGTGGGTCGCCTCGCCACCCGGCACCTGCTCGACCTCGGTCACCTGAGGATCGCGCACATCGGCTCGCACGAGACGAGGGGGTCGTCGGTGCCGGCCCTCCGCCGTCGTGGCTTCACCGAAGAGATGGATGCCGCCGGCGCGACGCCCTCGTTCGCCGACGCGGACTTCACGATCGAGGGGGGATCGGCTGCGGCGCGGCGCCTCCTCGACGCCGTCGACCGCCCGACCGCGATCTTCGCCGCGTCGGACGAGATGGCGATCGGCGCCGTCCTCGCCGCGCGGGAGGCGGGGCTGCGGGTGCCGCAGGACATCTCGATCATCGGCGTCGACGGCAACGACCTCGGCCGCTGGTTCGGGCTCACCACCGTCGACCAGTTCGCCCGCGGTCAGGGCGAGCGCGCCGCCGAGGCGGTCCTCGCCGACCTCGACGGAGCCGCCCCCGCCCTCCGTCGCGGCACGCTCCCGTTCGCTTTGCTCGAGCGCGGCTCGACGGCGGTGCCGCCGGTCTGA
- a CDS encoding glycoside hydrolase family 13 protein, with translation MTFTQQDARPELESAPGSEWWRTAVIYQIYPRSFADASGDGLGDLPGVTAHLDDLQELGVDAIWLSPFQRSPQKDAGYDVADYRDVDPIFGTLTDFDAMLAGAHDRGIRVIVDLVPNHSSDQHEWFQEALKAAPGSPERARYIFRDGKGENGELPPNNWESVFGGGMWKRVTEADGTPGQWYLHIFDESQPDFDWTNPEVRAEFRDILRFWLDRGVDGFRVDVAHGLIKADGLPDFTPDPEGGSMGGDADEVPYWGQPGVHEVWREWHEVLAEYDGDRALCAEAWLPTVAQTALWVRPDEMHQAFNFAYLETKWDAEALRDVITESLDEYAAVGAPSTWVLSNHDVVRHASRLALTAENPQGAGIGPKSPGQPDPVKGLRRARAATSLMLALPGSSYLYQGEELGLPEVIDLPDDARQDPTWFRTEGERYGRDGCRVPIPWTADAPAYGFNDTGAAWLPQPAEWAELARDVQREDPASTLSLYRSLLAERRARGLGAGSLEWLDGFGDDVVAFRNGSVTVIANLGDTAVELPAGDVLVASGPLDGASIPTDTTVWIAAA, from the coding sequence ATGACTTTCACGCAGCAGGACGCGCGCCCCGAACTCGAGTCCGCTCCCGGCTCCGAGTGGTGGCGGACCGCCGTCATCTACCAGATCTATCCCCGCTCCTTCGCCGACGCCTCGGGCGACGGCCTGGGTGACCTCCCCGGCGTCACCGCGCACCTCGACGACCTCCAGGAGCTGGGTGTGGATGCCATCTGGCTGAGCCCCTTCCAGCGGTCGCCGCAGAAGGACGCGGGGTACGACGTCGCCGATTACCGCGACGTCGACCCGATCTTCGGCACCCTCACCGACTTCGACGCCATGCTCGCGGGCGCCCACGACCGTGGCATCCGGGTGATCGTCGACCTGGTGCCGAACCACTCCAGCGACCAGCACGAGTGGTTCCAGGAGGCACTGAAGGCCGCCCCCGGCAGCCCCGAGCGCGCGCGGTACATCTTCCGCGACGGGAAGGGCGAGAACGGCGAGCTGCCCCCGAACAACTGGGAGTCGGTGTTCGGCGGCGGCATGTGGAAGCGGGTGACCGAGGCCGACGGCACGCCGGGCCAGTGGTACCTTCACATCTTCGACGAGTCGCAGCCCGACTTCGACTGGACCAACCCCGAAGTGCGCGCCGAGTTCCGCGACATCCTGCGCTTCTGGCTCGATCGCGGGGTCGACGGCTTCCGCGTCGACGTCGCCCACGGCCTCATCAAGGCCGACGGCCTCCCCGACTTCACCCCCGACCCCGAGGGCGGCTCGATGGGCGGCGACGCCGACGAGGTGCCGTACTGGGGCCAGCCGGGCGTGCACGAGGTGTGGCGCGAGTGGCACGAGGTCCTCGCCGAGTACGACGGCGACCGCGCCCTGTGCGCCGAAGCATGGCTCCCGACTGTCGCGCAGACGGCGCTGTGGGTGCGCCCCGACGAGATGCACCAGGCGTTCAACTTCGCCTACCTCGAGACGAAGTGGGATGCCGAGGCCCTCCGCGACGTGATCACCGAGTCGCTCGACGAGTACGCCGCGGTCGGCGCCCCGAGCACGTGGGTGCTGTCCAACCACGACGTCGTCCGGCACGCCTCGCGACTCGCACTCACCGCGGAGAACCCGCAGGGCGCGGGCATCGGCCCGAAGTCCCCGGGCCAGCCCGACCCCGTGAAGGGGCTGCGACGCGCCCGTGCCGCGACCTCGCTCATGCTGGCGCTCCCCGGCTCGTCGTACCTGTACCAGGGCGAAGAACTGGGCCTGCCCGAGGTCATCGACCTGCCCGACGACGCGCGACAGGACCCCACCTGGTTCCGCACCGAGGGCGAGCGGTACGGTCGCGACGGCTGCCGCGTCCCCATTCCGTGGACGGCCGACGCCCCCGCGTACGGCTTCAACGACACCGGCGCCGCCTGGCTGCCGCAGCCCGCCGAGTGGGCGGAGCTCGCCCGTGACGTGCAGCGCGAGGACCCGGCATCCACCCTGTCGCTCTACCGCTCACTGCTCGCCGAGCGCCGCGCGCGCGGCCTCGGGGCGGGATCGCTCGAGTGGCTCGACGGTTTCGGCGACGACGTGGTGGCGTTCCGCAACGGCTCCGTCACCGTGATCGCCAACCTCGGCGACACCGCGGTCGAGCTGCCCGCCGGAGACGTCCTGGTGGCGAGCGGACCGCTCGACGGCGCCTCGATCCCGACCGACACGACCGTCTGGATCGCCGCGGCCTGA
- a CDS encoding adenine phosphoribosyltransferase, with protein sequence MPDASALSRAESLIGSIPDYPEPGVMFRDITPLLADAEALRVTIEALLEPFAGRFDVVAGIEARGFLLAGAAAVAAGVGLVPIRKAGKLPRPAASVSYALEYGTAEIEMHDDIADGTRVLLLDDVLATGGTLEAGRALVARLGGEVTGTAVLLEIDALGGRHVLGGDVHSIFHV encoded by the coding sequence GTGCCCGACGCCTCCGCTCTCTCCCGTGCCGAATCGCTGATCGGCAGCATCCCCGACTACCCCGAGCCCGGGGTGATGTTCCGCGACATCACGCCGCTGCTGGCGGATGCCGAGGCCCTGCGCGTCACCATCGAGGCGCTGCTCGAGCCGTTCGCGGGTCGCTTCGACGTGGTGGCCGGCATCGAGGCGCGCGGCTTCCTCCTCGCCGGAGCCGCAGCCGTCGCGGCCGGCGTGGGACTCGTTCCCATCCGCAAGGCGGGCAAGCTGCCGCGGCCCGCGGCATCCGTCTCGTACGCGCTCGAGTACGGCACCGCCGAGATCGAGATGCATGACGACATCGCCGACGGCACGCGCGTCCTGCTGCTCGACGACGTCCTCGCCACCGGCGGCACTCTCGAAGCGGGGCGTGCCCTCGTCGCCCGCCTCGGCGGAGAGGTCACCGGCACCGCGGTGCTGCTCGAGATCGACGCCCTCGGCGGCCGCCATGTGCTCGGCGGCGACGTGCACAGCATCTTCCACGTCTGA
- the hpxO gene encoding FAD-dependent urate hydroxylase HpxO, giving the protein MKVIVIGAGIGGTSAALALQKLGHDVVVYDRMRENRPVGAALSLWSNGVKVLNWLGLGAEVAALGGQMDDMAYYDGHTGEEMCRFSLASVTSQTGQRPYPVARADLQALMMDAVGADRIHLGMRLVGVSDDGETVTATFADGSTDTADLLIGADGARSLVRDYVTEPTGIRPERRYSGYVNYNGLVAADPRIGPPHQWTTYVGDGKRCAVMPVAGDRFYFFVDVPGPSGVLEDRVAALESAFGSWGAPGVRALLDAIDPDASLNRVEIWDIDPFDTWVRGRVAILGDAAHNTAPDIGQGACSALEDSFALGIVFATTTLGVEDSLKRYERIRTERAGDLVLRARKRAHETHAFDVEATQAWYDGLRREDGSGVIRGIVGNIEGSPVELGASVLR; this is encoded by the coding sequence ATGAAGGTCATCGTCATCGGAGCCGGCATCGGCGGAACCTCCGCCGCCCTGGCGCTGCAGAAGCTCGGCCACGACGTCGTCGTCTACGACCGTATGCGCGAGAACCGGCCGGTCGGCGCCGCGCTGTCGCTGTGGTCGAACGGCGTGAAGGTGCTCAACTGGCTCGGACTCGGCGCCGAGGTCGCCGCCCTCGGCGGCCAGATGGACGACATGGCCTACTACGACGGCCACACCGGGGAGGAGATGTGCCGTTTCTCGTTGGCATCCGTCACCTCTCAGACCGGGCAGCGGCCCTACCCGGTCGCCCGCGCCGATCTGCAGGCGCTGATGATGGATGCCGTCGGCGCAGACCGCATCCACCTCGGGATGCGACTGGTCGGGGTCTCCGACGACGGCGAGACGGTCACCGCGACGTTCGCGGACGGCTCGACCGACACGGCCGACCTCCTCATCGGGGCCGACGGGGCGCGCTCGCTCGTGCGGGACTACGTCACCGAGCCCACCGGCATCCGCCCCGAGAGGCGCTACTCGGGGTACGTCAACTACAACGGCCTGGTCGCCGCCGATCCCCGCATCGGGCCGCCGCACCAGTGGACGACATACGTCGGCGACGGCAAGCGCTGCGCCGTGATGCCCGTCGCGGGCGACCGGTTCTACTTCTTCGTCGACGTCCCCGGGCCCTCGGGCGTGCTCGAAGACCGTGTGGCGGCGCTCGAGTCCGCGTTCGGCTCGTGGGGAGCGCCGGGCGTGCGGGCGCTTCTGGATGCCATCGACCCCGACGCCTCGCTCAACCGCGTCGAGATCTGGGACATCGACCCGTTCGACACCTGGGTGCGGGGGCGCGTGGCGATCCTTGGCGACGCCGCGCACAACACCGCCCCCGACATCGGGCAGGGCGCGTGCTCGGCGCTCGAGGACAGCTTCGCGCTCGGGATCGTGTTCGCCACGACGACGCTCGGCGTCGAGGATTCGCTGAAGCGCTACGAGCGCATCCGCACCGAGCGCGCGGGCGACCTCGTGCTGCGGGCGCGCAAGCGGGCGCACGAGACGCACGCGTTCGACGTCGAGGCGACGCAGGCCTGGTACGACGGCCTGCGGCGCGAGGACGGCTCCGGCGTCATCCGCGGCATCGTCGGCAACATCGAGGGCAGCCCCGTGGAGCTCGGCGCGAGCGTGCTGCGCTGA
- the uraH gene encoding hydroxyisourate hydrolase, with protein sequence MTHLTTHVLDAATGTPASGVAVTLAHLDGATIDSAATDADGRLALGPDRLADGDYSLTFGTGAYFRSRGVASFHPVATVAFTVSGEGHLHVPLLLSPFAYSTYRGS encoded by the coding sequence ATGACGCACCTCACCACGCACGTCCTGGATGCCGCGACCGGCACGCCCGCGTCCGGCGTCGCCGTGACGCTCGCGCACCTCGACGGCGCGACGATCGACTCCGCCGCGACCGACGCCGACGGGCGTCTCGCGCTCGGCCCCGACCGTCTCGCCGACGGCGACTACTCCCTGACGTTCGGAACCGGCGCCTACTTCCGGAGCCGCGGCGTCGCGTCGTTCCACCCCGTCGCGACGGTCGCTTTCACCGTAAGCGGCGAGGGCCACCTGCACGTGCCGCTGCTGCTGAGCCCGTTCGCGTACTCGACCTACCGCGGCAGCTGA
- the uraD gene encoding 2-oxo-4-hydroxy-4-carboxy-5-ureidoimidazoline decarboxylase, translating to MHLTAFNAASPADAAGVVRVWADIPGWVDAVVAGRPYADVDALAAYAGDLAAAWSPEDLAAALHAHPRIGARVSGENAEAAASRREQAAMTTAADDDVAAIAAGNAAYEERFGRVFLIRAAGRTPGEIRAELERRLTNDPDAETLEATRQLAEIALLRLRGSVTDAPEGTE from the coding sequence ATGCACCTCACCGCCTTCAACGCGGCTTCGCCCGCCGACGCGGCGGGAGTCGTCCGCGTCTGGGCCGACATCCCGGGATGGGTCGACGCCGTCGTCGCCGGCCGGCCCTACGCCGACGTCGACGCCCTCGCGGCCTACGCCGGAGACCTGGCCGCGGCCTGGTCGCCGGAAGACCTCGCCGCCGCTCTGCACGCCCACCCCCGCATCGGCGCGAGAGTGTCGGGCGAGAACGCCGAGGCCGCGGCATCCCGTCGCGAACAGGCCGCGATGACCACCGCCGCGGACGACGACGTCGCCGCGATCGCCGCCGGCAACGCCGCGTACGAGGAGCGGTTCGGTCGCGTCTTCCTCATCCGTGCGGCGGGCCGCACCCCCGGCGAGATCCGCGCCGAACTCGAGCGCCGCCTCACCAACGACCCCGACGCCGAGACCCTCGAGGCGACGCGGCAGCTCGCCGAGATCGCGCTGCTGCGCCTGCGCGGCAGCGTCACTGACGCCCCGGAGGGCACCGAATGA
- a CDS encoding helix-turn-helix domain-containing protein, whose amino-acid sequence MTQPAAVDDLAGSAVGTRIRELRTARGISARTLAAKLGISPSAVSQIERGVLQPSVSRLIAITDALGVPLVAAFDPASDRPVEPAGPSGFTLQRAGQTPDIVLDSGVSFRRLTPGTSPGVDYFESIYPPGASAHGADGLFHHEGYEVGTVVSGELTIDFEAERVILRAGDAISYPCSVPHRLHNTGTADAVAHWLIVHA is encoded by the coding sequence ATGACGCAGCCCGCCGCCGTGGACGACCTCGCGGGCTCCGCCGTCGGCACCCGCATCCGCGAACTGCGCACCGCCCGCGGCATATCGGCGCGCACCCTCGCGGCGAAACTCGGCATCTCCCCCAGCGCCGTGTCGCAGATCGAACGGGGCGTCCTCCAGCCGAGCGTCTCGCGGCTCATCGCCATCACCGACGCCCTCGGCGTTCCCCTGGTGGCGGCGTTCGACCCGGCATCCGACCGTCCCGTCGAACCCGCCGGACCCTCGGGCTTCACGCTTCAGCGCGCCGGGCAGACGCCCGACATCGTGCTCGACAGCGGCGTCTCGTTCCGCCGCCTCACCCCCGGCACCTCACCCGGCGTCGACTACTTCGAGTCGATCTACCCGCCCGGAGCCTCGGCGCACGGCGCCGACGGGCTGTTCCACCACGAGGGCTACGAGGTCGGCACGGTCGTTTCGGGAGAGTTGACCATCGACTTCGAGGCCGAGCGCGTGATCCTCCGGGCCGGGGATGCCATCAGCTACCCCTGCTCGGTCCCCCACCGCCTGCACAACACCGGCACCGCCGACGCCGTGGCGCACTGGCTGATCGTCCACGCCTGA